The Vicugna pacos unplaced genomic scaffold, VicPac4 scaffold_106, whole genome shotgun sequence genomic sequence tgtgtcccatacaccgtgacacgcctttccctgcgtaaggagctaattcggaagcccctggcagtgtttctgatgtcctaacttggcatggtggctgtcaggcaggggagagggcctgagccgtgctggtgctgggcctgggaggcaggagacatcggctccaccctgagctcaaccagcacctcattctgcgtctcgggattcagagtctcatttataagcaaagggatgaaactgtcccaggacaggctgtccaacaggaatgaaatgagagtcatgtaaataacgtttcccagttgccacgtttaaaatgtaacaaaaaaaaaacaagcaactgattttaagaacagaccttacttattctactgtatgtaaaatactatcattttgacgtgtaatcaatatagaaagtaacaagatagtttatattctttttactagacaagtttcagcgtctgatgagcatttaacttacagcacatctcagctcagaccggcctcctcccagcactactaacatcagtagctgtggctactctattggacagcaactccaggggtccccccaagtgtcctggctgaaaagggggagtaagtgtccacactaaccctaaaaggatctctctgaaacaaaggcggatttagttttaaacgtctgaaaaccggcgggctacacctccttcccgccttggctacaagaaagccctcctccttgatgatcccattctggatgtaaggaagcaatctgtcacacagccagggtggcccggccttcaggttgacttgcctgctgtctgtgtccagtcccacgaagtcctccttctcaaataggatgtagaggaggggggtcttctccccagaattttcggggtccccatccagccacttggacttgggcaagatgaagagtgactcagtgaagtcttcgatcctcttctccaccacccgcagtcctcgtagattgaaggccacgtcggtgtgcggctgctcggccacctccccatacagcataaagacaaagagctgagagtcgtagagcgtggtgccatacagctcctctgtgcgtggagcttctagaaggtcttggccaagaggcagtcagtaatggtgacaaggcccatgacattgcggtgggtctggaagtcactccatccattctcgggcgcatagagatacctatagtagatacagagtgcccactgggagccgcacggtctgatctggctcaccaaggagattccattatagatgcaaaagaaattctctaagatgatccccacaggttggaccacaatcgggagagtctggtggtcctcagcgcactgcacgtagtcaggggtgttcatgttgcaggccctgccgagaagggagggtaaatcgatgtacatactgtgctgtgggctgcgggcctcactgggatgcggcgacctgatgtgcaccagccagaaggcaagggaagtccaagcaaatcggggataattttgtcctcagcatctgcacatggctactgaagctcagatcacattacccagcttttggtctaggcttccatcccctgcagaaaaggatcatttcttgttttctgtttccaagcacctaggcaggccctgatgcaaagtcggtgctcaaaactgctgaataaatgaatgaataaaggaactgcttccccacccctcagcaggatataatgcaaagaaccatagtaggatcaaaatatctggatttcaacgccaatttatttgaactcctaaggtgcagaataatgggtaagaaaacttgctttggggaggagggtacagttcagtggtagagcatgtgcttagcatgttcaaggacctaggctcaatcctcagtacctcattttagaaaaatgaaacaaataaataaacttaattaaccccctcaaaaaatattttctccattcaaaattcaaaaaaaaccaccttgcaattgacacaacattgtaaacttgactatacttcaattaaaaaaaaaacttcttgccttacaagaatatatctggattatggaagtttgcaaatgtaaaatgcctagggtaccacctgcataagaagaaggaactgtacaaatgtactatccctcatttatgagctatttttcctttggggagattataacctctcagagatatttttctcatattaaaaaaaaaaagaaaaagaaaacattacctgattctccatactgctgaagaatcagataaccctatgaaagcatctgacccacagagtttattcaataaatgtttgttgaatgaatgaataaacaagcaaagtgaatgctgctccctgccacagaccatcataatggtactgcttggaaatgccatgcccacgttccacccaaatcttcactaaccacgtgggtgacctgggcagacctgtgtgcttctctcaacaccagtttattcataaatagaaatgagggcaataacacaaacctaaaagggttagtgagtcacgaatgaatagtaccccaactttgcaagatggaactattaaagaaaattgggcaaagagtccataggccctctccatattatctcttacaactacatgggaatctacattacatctaaaaataaaaagtctattattttaaagaggctattgagtttaaatcagctcaccatctcaaataaggaacacacagtacaaataagagaatgcgcagcccatgagatgcactcagtaaatattcccactgaacccactggtccctccaaattcagagcatgaggatgtgtcctcgtggccagaggccactgcacctgaagctaaaaaagctaatggtccccactttcaaaagcccctgccaccaacctaggtctaattttgtatttgtaattttttttctttttataaaatagaaatccccaattgcatagccttcaggtcaccaaaacctgaccacagagatcatgatggcaaccctccttggtgaaacaataaaatgaaaagccatttccacaagacctgtgtgtaaatctactagggaacttcatcctggactgagaggaagaggactggggaggagggggcaatctgaggcacacagacccatgggccacctgtcccacgatggacattacactcaaccctcaccctccaggaacttcaaaatacacacagacagagtgatgtggacaatatatatgtatttttaaagaaattccgactctctagcaggtcttgtatctaccgagacacaaatggcttatgtgtataatgtttcacaaaagccttaaaacattaccaccccaacttgacacattaagaaactagggatagaggtttatcacattgtgcaagattagagagatgccacatcagacactgtatttaaacccaagcctttgctccagtgctcacacaagaaagtgtgacatactgcccctttcctgccctctccctgcaataaatctctgaagagtcttttctgtgccatgtggaatcacaatcacgtcaatttaccacaaagagctatgtgactccttggaggacgtgtcaaaatctaaagggttgtgatgggaggagagatttgaattttctgtttctcaaaggaaacatggctttaaaagaaactgaaaagcacttatctagtctaagccctcattgtgcagagaaggaaatggaggctcagaagagatgaggaaagggacttattaacaaatattgcctcagtgcaacaccaagccagccctgggcccttctgggggagtacctggaaggcccaggaaaatgattgttagaaaaaggaaagagaagaagcatacaaggccctgtctctacaccaccataccatgaagttccaccaaattatccagtattgggtgcagccaaaatttaggtgggctaaagaggttatagaaacctggaagtctcaaccatagtggaaattccaacatttactgtttttttccaagttcaagcatcagttcagtgggcgctccatacgagggactacacgaggcctggagttctcccaaatacagatctctattatcacgtgtgcaaaccacacacaggcccaccagaagaaaaacgcccacacataagatggaactactgaaacagaaaagagccaaccagcatatattgctagcaaaaatggtgctgctagaaatagactcatggacatagaaagccaactgttgttagcaggcaggaaagggaggattaacagatacacattaataaatataaaataaatgacaaggacctactatatagcacagggtactattttcaatttcttgtaatgagttgtactaaaaacaatctgaaaaacatttatatacatatgcataagcttataactgaatctctgctgtacatctgaagctaacatggtaaatttacaacacttcaataaaaaataattttatataataagtaaaaataaaagcaacgccataaaaaaaaaaagtaaaagaacacggtaatccccttagctgtaggtggtggagaactctgcaagcaccaagtccactcgaatactccagcactggcggtcactcattctaaccatcagagaatcacttggcttctacgaggttacttttctcttcagtgaaaggctacagttgcatctaatgatgtattgaatctcatcattcacaaacccaagatttcccataggcctggctctggacagatgaaaagatagggtcccagatatattcatgtgtagaagaagtttatgccataaagacattaattcttcctgctttgatagacagattcattgcaattctgattagaattcctcccagatatttcatggaatgtaacaagttaatttatggtcaggaacagccaagaaacttctttagaaccaccactgggaaggggtggataggtcatgcatttcaactggtctttctgatgtgatgaaaacgttctggaataataatggttgcacaaatgtgaatatgctaaaagctgctgaattgtaacattcaagtgggtggacttcatggtgtgtgaacaatatcacaataaagctgttatatgaaaaaatccttcttgccaattatttttccctctatactactagtctgtcccacaatttaagtaaaacaaacaaacaaaaaaaaacaaaacaaaccagattttgccaggagctctttaggagtgcaatgtccctgggtctccaacgcctcaggttgtgctgttcctgttaacacacagtagctgggctggactagttagggactataagtatctttttaagatcgacggtctcacgtttcaccctgggagagtgaatgatggaggatgagacagcctcatgccttcagctcatttttaactgaaccaagccctgctttcaccactgtaatccctctcagtataaaaacatgtgacatcaacaagcaccgccatcataacacctgaaagtgttcaaggtacttacctggggcagaaatcctgatcaaggagacagaagctccctcagcactgccgctcccttttcccgactccaccaggagaagctgggagttacagccacgggctctcagcctggggagcagcgcccacgccgctaatctggacctcagggatcgggaaagggagaggaaggcagccccggggtcgcggggcagggagagcggggtgggggacgcgggctgcagccccgctcggaggccagccccagccccagcccaagccgcccgccccgtccgggtgtgcagaccccgcccgcccgggacacagcccgcccagtggtggggacgggtcggcggccaaggagaggaagaccgggaggggaggactcgccggcgggagaggggaagcggatgccagccgcggactgaggggagcccggctgggtcaagaggcggcaggggcacacctggccctgggcagctgtggccggtgcgccggggcaggtggcgcgggcagaggggtctggcccgagcaatccagctgaacacacgctgactggcgccctggggggctgtgacacgccgaccgccctcccgcagccgcctcacccctttcccgatatcccctcaccttgcacttccacagccagaggccccggccccaggcagtagccaaaggcctacagggcgacagagctgagaagccattggggccgatccccggctcggagctggagcttccaacccgcggtccagctggcagcaactgcgcatgcgcaggagggccagcgatccgctctgggtcctgagagagaaggggaaccgagggagggagaataggggaggaggaggggaggcggggaaaagtggagggagacacatggacaggaggagcagagggaaggcagttatctggaattgggaggggagtaacagagatggggagaaagcgttttacctcttgtggcaccccgaaggaggcagcagtcctgcctatacacccttctcttaccagtcattgcccacagctcatattttacgtccctggcccagccctccagctaaggtctctgcagaaaccctacgggtatcatacccgttgcccccacaaggagctaggtttactgttgctcagggaaccaagcacccgcaggtgttgtttctcagaactaccttgggaagagtacatattccccttttacacgctgggaaacaggcaggcacgatctctgccttagctccattgtcccaaatgttgggctggcagggagcgggaggtaaaatgtcagagccccagaaggagcagactgcctgagtgttggtgtagagtccccatccctcctgggtaaaccacaccccaacctcggggaataatcaagggctcaccgtaggcccctgtgtgtgggagagctgccctcagtcccagtgtccaacttgctaggtaggtagaagtgttattgagtccaaattcattctcctcagtgcaggacaggccagtaagttgggagaccaagtgttggggcatggaatagcaagtttctgtagacctagatggcaaactaatgtcctggaaaaccatctccccaagtcacaattcaggctgctttcctatgtgcttggtttttgcaaacttcttggtgtaggaattccttcttgttagaatcctttgttcttgcagctatctccctgggtcagatccctgtaaacctccaacaaaacaaacgttattttctattctgcaacgtgttatctttatatgattggaaaagtgttaaatacccttaaaggtcagagccttcagaataggctctcctgtatattttaggctctaggcaacattgttttacaagcaagaagaagcctaggagacagagcacagggttaaagtcaaaggaacagatctaatatggagtcagatttcttcttttctattactgtggcagaagccacttgaggatttaaatcccttaaagttaaaaataagtaaaactttaaaggaatttacatacattggtgggaacttgcatagcatatctggaaaagcacacaaaggattgtaaacattggcatctccagggaggcgtgtaagaacagaggatgagggaaaacttctttcacttgagtattttttgctctgtttgaatttttttaaccatatgcatatatttctttttcagttaaaataaatgtgtaatggagcaaaggagtaactagttcagcaaatacagcagccatagactcactgagtcatcattttcgatttaagccaggaagcattgattgtctctctcctatgtgcccagtgctgttttaaaacatttttatatattttttttataaaataataacatgctatccctcacccctgctcagggctggtgggaaaccaactgagtttttattgagttgttttccaaggagtagagatgagttataaacagaacacaacttcagggcaaaacaggaggactggttttccagcaggccagatagcgatgacgggttttcaatagaggcgcacagaggctgagagagaaagcctccaggaccctacagaaagctgcccacagtgccttctccatggcactactgaaataggaaagaacaaatctgactccatattagatctgttcctttgactttaaacctgtgccctgtttcctaggcttagtcttgctgtttctgcaccttttgtgaaacaatgttgcctagatcctgaaatatacaggagaccctattctcaaggctctgactttgaaggatattatcacttttccattcgtataaagataacaagatacagaatagaaaataacatttgcttgttggaggtttacacggatctgacccaggtgaagagctgcaagaacaaaggattctaaaaacaaagaattcatacaccaagtttgcatcaaccaagcattcccgcttcccctttttaatataagaagagcctgaattctgacttgggatgatggttctccaggacattggtctaccatcttctccactggctttacaaattaaagccgctatttcttgccccaaatccttgtctcctgatgtgttggcctataatgcacgagtagaataagcgtggactcggaaacacaaacatacattgaaagtacgcatttggtatattaaatgacctgcttccactcgtattcctgaggttttcttctcttgaccactcctactatatttatgaaaaacctgtcatgtggacacatttccttctctagccactacccttccatgtaaaaactgatgccaagaaggcaatggaagttgctagaaggtattacctggccaaaaaagagcagaagtgggttctggctgatgttcaggagcaggccggggcacctgacaagatgtcataagtacggatagacagctgggcaccaaaggagaagcttctaaacttccatgagggaattgttggataggaaggaacagtcccagactatagctctgatcccaccacgagcttcctgggcaaggctgggcaagtcatttaaattctctagacccgtgctgtccaacacgggagccaccagccacatgcaggattatgatgttattctgtagccagacagaattataaataaacactttattgcaaagggtcagcaggtataatatttaaaaacattattggttatcttgccctaacaagttatttttgtatgtctagctttctgtgggttgtaatgcctgcaactaatgtttcccttacagtgaggtattttgaaattataagttactggacacagtacactcatatcacagttgaaaaaaactgattaaataagcaaggtgatctgacttagtagttatgagcaggggctctggggccagcctgcataagtattaattctcactctccctccagggagttctgtgtgaatcttggacaaattattgttgctgttgttgttgttgttgtcgttgtcattgttattgtttgtgcctctttttccttaccttttaaatagcgaggaaaatgtagactctatcccctacagtgttggcaggattaaatgagtaaacgtctgtgctgcccacttccctgggtttcagcattctccaggcaatcagtgccaaacgcagtggcattctccactgtcttcgtcagtctgggattctgtaacaatttACCGTGTgtcaggtggcttaaacaaccagcatattccttatggtttggaggctgaggctttcaaggtcaatgtatctgggagaggattgccagctcgaagatggctgtcttcccactatcttcatggcccagagaggagagagaagcaagcactttggggccctgtataagaacactaataccattcatgagggcaatactctcatgacctcattttatcctactaatcacctcccaaaggccccgcattcTATAttatcaccctgggagatgaggtttcgacatatggattttgaggggatgcattcagtccacacatcggctaactctcccaaacatgcagtcatcaaacctgtagctaatttcaaaataatgtttatatctctctgcccatttccattcctacatctactaacactgaagccctgctacattttatttcttattttccttgtgaggtttaattgattcctctaactccaaggattcgctcactccagtcttcttgacagccctgccaggtaggtcttccttaaaacaccttcccacttcacctggttgttttttaggtgtaaatgtcagaattctctccacaccccatcctagacctttaatcccttacactaccactcactatgttattttcctattaccactgtaacaaattcccataagcttaatagcttaaaccagcacagacttattagcttatggctgtggatgtcagagatccaacacagttctcattgggataaattcaagataccagcagggttccttccttctagagggtctagaagagaatgtttccttttttttttccagtttacagaggtcacccaccttccttagcttgtgcccctcaacttcctccattttcatggtcagcagcctttctgaacattgctccatcgctacacctccctctgattttaaactcagctgggaaatatcctccaatttaaggacccctgtgattacattcagcgcacctggacaatccagactactcaccctattgtctcatctcaggatccccttgtcccatcccactcaggcagtatgtatgtggctgtgacattcaccttgtgtaacatttcctcatgagcaatttatggttcaaggcacttataagtgactttttgtttttcttccttatcctttctacattcagtttgtctggtgagattatatgaatccattttatttgtgcccctgcactaatctataataatgtatcatgggtttaaaggctaactaatagacaatttagg encodes the following:
- the LOC140694877 gene encoding trafficking protein particle complex subunit 9-like is translated as MLYGEVAEQPHTDVAFNLRGLRVVEKRIEDFTESLFILPKSKWLDGDPENSGEKTPLLYILFEKEDFVGLDTDSRAL